The genomic DNA ATAAACTTCTGAATCAAAAGTGAGGGTCATTTTTCCAGTAGTTTTTGTCATATTCTGCATGAGTTAAGACATATTTAATATAGATTACTTGGCTCTCATAGTTAATACTAGCAATTAAACGGTATTTATTGCCTTTAATATTGAAAACTGTAAAATTACCAACAGCTTCAGCTTTGGGATAAACAGACTGTACCTCTATTAAATTAGCCCACTCAGCTTTACTAGCAGTAAAATACCAGTCATCAAGAGCTTCACAACTATCTGCGTGTTGTTGACAATATTTTCTGAGCTTTTTCCGACTGATGACGTGCATTAAACCTGTGATTTTAACTTTTACAGTCAATAGTTTTAACGACCCGTTCAATAATAGCATGGTCTCAAAATTAGATGCAGTGCGATCGCTACCAAACACCCAACAAACGGTAAAATTAACAATCCAACCCAACATTGCATCTATAGCCCATGTTTTGCGACTACCTGGTACAAATCCTTACAGCCCGCGTTTATGATGTAGCCCAAGAAACACCACTGGAATACGCCCCCAACCTCTCCCACCGCATCAAAAACAAACTCCTCCTCAAACGGGAAGATATGCAGTCAGTCTTCTCCTTCAAACTGCGGGGTGCATATAACAAAATGGTCAACCTACCCCCAGACTTACTCAAACAAGGTGTCATCGCCTCCTCAGCGGGAAATCATGCCCAAGGTGTAGCCTTAGCAGCCAGCCGATTGGGAACAAAAGCCATTATTGTTATGCCCGTAATTACACCCCAGGTAAAAATCAACGCCGTCAAAGCCAGAGGGGGAGAAGTGATTTTATATGGAAATGCCTATGATGACGCTTATGCCCACGCCCGTAAATTAGCAGCAGAAAAAGGGTTAACATTTATACATCCCTTTGATGACCCGGATGTCATCGCTGGACAGGGAACTATTGGGATGGAAATTCTCCGTCAATATCAACAACCCATCCACGCCATATTTGTCGCTATTGGTGGGGGTGGTTTAATTTCCGGTATCGCTGCTTACGTCAAACGCTTACGTCCAGAAATCAAAATTATTGGTGTTGAACCTGTAGACTCTGATGCTATGTCTCAGTCTCTCAAAGCCGGTCAACGAGTGCGTTTATCCCAGGTGGGTTTGTTTGCAGATGGGGTAGCAGTGCGAGAAGTGGGGGAAGAAACCTTCCGCTTGTGTCAAGAATACGTAGATGAGATTATTTTGGTGGATACCGATGCTACCTGTGCAGCCATCAAAGATGTATTTGAAGATACCCGTTCTATTTTAGAACCTGCGGGAGCATTGGCTGTAGCTGGTGCGAAAGTCTACGCAGAAAGAGAAAAAATCAAAGATGAAACCCTGGTTGCAGTAGCTTGCGGTGCTAACATGAACTTTGACCGCTTGCGTTTCGTGGCCGAAAGAGCAGAATTTGGAGAACGTCGGGAAGCCATTTTTGCGGTGAATATTCCCGAAAAACCAGGAAGTCTGCGTAAATTTTGTGAATGTATTGGTAACAGGAATTTAACGGAATTTAATTATCGTATTGCTGATAATAAAGAAGCTCATATCTTTGTCGGTATGCAAATCGAAAACCGCGCCGATGCTGCAAAAATAGTTGAAAAATTTGAAACTAACGGTTTAAAAACAATTGATTTAACCGATGATGAATTAACAAAATTACATTTACGGCACATGGTAGGAGGACATTCTCAACTTGCTGACCATGAATTATTATATCGGTTTGAATTTCCTGAACGTCCTGGTGCGTTGATGAAATTTGTCGGTTCTATGTCTCCTGATTGGAATATTAGTTTATTTCATTATCGTAATAATGGCGCAGATTACGGACGAATTGTGGTAGGAATGCAAGTTCCACCTGATGAAATGGAAGAATGGCAGGAATTTCTAGATTCTTTGGGTTATCGTTATTGGGATGAAAGTCAAAATCCTGCTTATAAGTTGTTTTTGGGTTAGGAATTTGGATTGTTTTCACGCAGAGACGCAGAGAACGCAGAGAAAGAAATATGTTTTATGAGTCGGTTTTAACCGACTTTAGCTTTTAGACAGGGAATTCATTCCCTGGCTTATTTTTATGTTTATCTTTTACATTCCATATCATTTTTAACCCTAGCCATCC from Okeanomitos corallinicola TIOX110 includes the following:
- a CDS encoding type II toxin-antitoxin system HigB family toxin, which codes for MHVISRKKLRKYCQQHADSCEALDDWYFTASKAEWANLIEVQSVYPKAEAVGNFTVFNIKGNKYRLIASINYESQVIYIKYVLTHAEYDKNYWKNDPHF
- the ilvA gene encoding threonine ammonia-lyase, biosynthetic, producing the protein MFCDYLVQILTARVYDVAQETPLEYAPNLSHRIKNKLLLKREDMQSVFSFKLRGAYNKMVNLPPDLLKQGVIASSAGNHAQGVALAASRLGTKAIIVMPVITPQVKINAVKARGGEVILYGNAYDDAYAHARKLAAEKGLTFIHPFDDPDVIAGQGTIGMEILRQYQQPIHAIFVAIGGGGLISGIAAYVKRLRPEIKIIGVEPVDSDAMSQSLKAGQRVRLSQVGLFADGVAVREVGEETFRLCQEYVDEIILVDTDATCAAIKDVFEDTRSILEPAGALAVAGAKVYAEREKIKDETLVAVACGANMNFDRLRFVAERAEFGERREAIFAVNIPEKPGSLRKFCECIGNRNLTEFNYRIADNKEAHIFVGMQIENRADAAKIVEKFETNGLKTIDLTDDELTKLHLRHMVGGHSQLADHELLYRFEFPERPGALMKFVGSMSPDWNISLFHYRNNGADYGRIVVGMQVPPDEMEEWQEFLDSLGYRYWDESQNPAYKLFLG